A stretch of the Longimicrobium terrae genome encodes the following:
- a CDS encoding error-prone DNA polymerase — translation MKSGDYVELHCHSAFSLGDGSSTPESLVSRAAALGSTFLALTDHDDLGGAVRFSRACRESGVTPLLGAEITLDDASHLTLIVENPTGWGNLCALLSRGRTESFRGTPSVPWSALRERSAGLVALSGCPRGRIPRLLGEERFAEARAAAGEMKEVFGDRFHLELWDHRTHQEASLCADLRDLAREVGVPWTVTHDVHYADPAGRAVHDLLTCVRRQATLEQAHRAGWLRPSGEWCLQPPAEMARRWSHAPEGIRRTREIAERCAGFRLLDVPPPRPSFAVPAEYASADEMLRVLAENGLRDRLPEASEAHWTQLRRELDIIRQVRMPDHFLVVWDICRFARESGILCQGRGSAANSLVCYALRVTAVDPIANHLLFERFLSVERPEAPDIDVDFAAMDDRERVLQYVYERYTRSNAAMVCTHVEYRGRSAVRDAMRVLGFPATQGDLLAKRLDGHASAATAAEWLEMGEGKALRSVGLDPAEPRARALVKLVSGLDGIPRHRGIHSGGFVLSGGPLGETVPIEPASMPGRTVIQWDKDDCADIGIPKFDLLGLGMLKLLGSCIRMVREGRGVDVDIGRLPMDDPAVYAQIGAADTVGLFQIESRAQANFLPRLKPTCFYDVVISVGAIRPGPMMGGQVKEMLARRRGEVPTEYPHPDLEPVLGRTHGLALFQEQLMRCAIVVSGCSPGEADKLRRAMSRKRSKEEMHRATEGIREGMRARGVDEEAAEKVLGWLEACASYTFPESHAISFALLAYASAWLRLYYPAEYLCAILNAQPMGFYPVSTLIHDARQHGVQVLPIDLAVSGWDCSLERKCVSAVCVSAEVDGAACDGVLCGRAEADAAESDGSPGDALTHSRTQHSRTSSPAVRVGLRYVRGLGSVTGGRLRAELARGAFTSVADVVERFPSEHGLRALASAGAFRSWIEGGPRQALWTVLGELRARRSGGPLAPAEPSATRLPELAPAERTRMAHHVTGFDLDGHPMRHLRGRLRDLGVMPLGDLRDDARRNGERVTAAGLVIVRQRPGTAKGFVFVGLEDETGRVDVIVPPQLYARERETINGNGILAVRGRLGREDGVTNIKAETFFPLRLDEATEIVRSHDYH, via the coding sequence GTGAAATCAGGGGATTACGTCGAGCTGCATTGTCACAGCGCGTTTTCGCTCGGTGACGGTTCGTCTACGCCCGAGTCGCTGGTGTCAAGGGCCGCGGCGCTGGGATCCACATTCCTGGCGCTCACGGACCACGACGACCTGGGCGGCGCCGTCCGTTTCTCGCGCGCCTGCCGCGAGTCGGGCGTAACCCCCTTGCTGGGCGCGGAAATCACGCTGGACGACGCCTCACATCTTACGCTGATTGTGGAAAACCCCACCGGCTGGGGGAACCTCTGCGCGCTCCTGTCAAGGGGGAGAACGGAGAGTTTTCGAGGCACGCCGTCAGTGCCGTGGAGCGCGCTCCGGGAGCGCTCCGCGGGTCTCGTCGCGCTCTCCGGTTGCCCGCGCGGCCGCATCCCCCGACTGCTGGGAGAAGAGCGCTTCGCGGAGGCCCGCGCGGCGGCGGGGGAGATGAAGGAGGTGTTCGGCGACCGCTTTCACCTGGAGCTGTGGGACCACCGCACGCACCAGGAGGCGTCGCTCTGCGCGGACCTGCGCGACCTCGCGCGCGAGGTGGGGGTGCCATGGACGGTGACGCACGACGTGCACTACGCCGACCCCGCCGGCCGCGCCGTGCACGACCTGCTCACCTGCGTGCGCAGGCAGGCCACGCTGGAGCAGGCGCACCGCGCGGGATGGCTGCGCCCCTCCGGCGAGTGGTGCCTGCAGCCGCCGGCCGAAATGGCCCGCCGGTGGAGCCACGCGCCCGAGGGAATCCGCCGCACGCGGGAAATCGCGGAGCGCTGCGCCGGATTCCGCCTGCTGGACGTTCCCCCGCCGCGCCCCTCCTTTGCCGTCCCCGCGGAGTACGCGTCGGCGGACGAGATGCTGCGCGTGCTGGCGGAGAACGGACTGCGGGACCGCCTGCCGGAGGCGTCGGAAGCGCACTGGACCCAGCTGCGGCGGGAACTGGACATCATCCGGCAGGTGCGGATGCCCGACCACTTCCTGGTGGTGTGGGACATCTGCCGCTTCGCGCGGGAAAGCGGCATCCTGTGCCAGGGACGCGGCTCGGCGGCCAACTCGCTGGTGTGCTACGCGCTGCGGGTGACGGCGGTGGACCCCATCGCCAATCACCTGCTGTTCGAGCGCTTTCTTTCCGTGGAGCGTCCCGAGGCGCCGGACATTGACGTGGACTTCGCGGCGATGGACGATCGCGAGCGCGTGCTGCAGTACGTGTACGAACGCTACACCCGTTCGAACGCGGCGATGGTGTGCACCCACGTGGAGTACCGCGGCCGGTCCGCGGTGCGCGACGCCATGCGGGTGCTGGGGTTTCCCGCCACGCAGGGGGATCTTCTCGCCAAGCGGCTGGACGGCCACGCCTCCGCGGCGACGGCGGCGGAGTGGCTGGAGATGGGTGAAGGCAAGGCGCTGCGCTCCGTGGGGCTGGACCCCGCGGAGCCGCGGGCGCGCGCGCTGGTGAAGCTGGTATCCGGGCTGGACGGCATCCCCCGCCACCGGGGAATCCACAGCGGCGGCTTCGTGCTGTCCGGCGGGCCGCTGGGGGAAACGGTGCCCATCGAGCCGGCCTCCATGCCCGGGCGCACCGTCATCCAGTGGGACAAGGACGACTGCGCGGACATCGGCATCCCCAAGTTCGACCTGCTGGGGCTGGGGATGCTCAAGCTGCTGGGCTCGTGCATCCGCATGGTGCGCGAGGGGCGCGGCGTAGACGTGGACATCGGCCGCCTGCCGATGGACGACCCGGCCGTCTACGCGCAGATCGGCGCCGCGGACACGGTGGGCCTGTTCCAGATCGAGAGCCGCGCGCAGGCCAACTTTCTTCCGCGATTGAAGCCCACCTGCTTCTACGACGTGGTGATTTCCGTCGGGGCCATCCGCCCGGGGCCCATGATGGGCGGGCAGGTAAAGGAGATGCTGGCGCGGCGGCGCGGCGAGGTGCCCACGGAGTATCCGCATCCGGACCTGGAGCCGGTGCTGGGGCGCACCCACGGGCTGGCGCTGTTCCAGGAGCAGCTGATGCGCTGCGCGATTGTCGTCAGCGGCTGCTCGCCCGGCGAGGCCGACAAGCTGCGGCGCGCCATGAGCCGCAAGCGCAGCAAAGAAGAGATGCACCGCGCCACGGAGGGAATCCGCGAGGGGATGCGGGCGCGCGGGGTGGACGAGGAGGCGGCGGAGAAGGTGCTCGGCTGGCTGGAAGCGTGCGCCAGCTACACCTTTCCCGAAAGCCACGCCATCTCGTTCGCGCTGCTGGCCTACGCGAGCGCGTGGCTGCGGCTGTATTACCCGGCCGAGTACCTGTGCGCGATCCTGAACGCGCAGCCCATGGGCTTCTATCCGGTTTCCACGCTGATCCACGACGCGCGGCAGCACGGGGTGCAGGTGCTGCCGATCGACCTGGCGGTGAGCGGGTGGGACTGCTCGCTGGAACGGAAGTGCGTGAGTGCTGTGTGCGTCAGTGCGGAAGTGGATGGTGCGGCATGCGATGGCGTGCTGTGCGGCCGTGCGGAAGCTGATGCGGCGGAGAGTGACGGCTCCCCCGGCGACGCACTCACGCACTCACGCACCCAGCACTCACGCACTTCTTCTCCCGCCGTCCGCGTGGGCCTCCGCTACGTGCGCGGCCTGGGCTCCGTAACCGGCGGGCGGCTGCGGGCGGAGCTGGCGCGCGGGGCGTTCACCTCCGTGGCGGACGTGGTGGAGCGCTTTCCGTCGGAGCACGGGCTGCGCGCGCTGGCCTCGGCGGGGGCGTTCCGCTCGTGGATCGAGGGCGGGCCGCGCCAGGCGCTGTGGACGGTGCTGGGCGAACTGCGGGCGCGGCGCAGCGGCGGGCCGCTGGCGCCCGCGGAGCCGTCGGCCACGCGTCTGCCGGAACTCGCGCCGGCGGAACGCACGCGGATGGCGCACCACGTGACCGGCTTTGACTTGGACGGTCACCCCATGCGCCACCTGCGCGGCCGGCTGCGCGATCTGGGCGTGATGCCGCTCGGGGATCTGCGGGATGACGCGCGGCGCAACGGCGAGCGCGTCACCGCCGCGGGGCTGGTGATCGTGCGGCAGCGTCCGGGGACGGCCAAGGGCTTCGTCTTCGTGGGGCTGGAGGACGAGACGGGGCGCGTAGACGTCATCGTTCCCCCGCAGCTGTACGCACGGGAGCGCGAGACGATCAACGGCAACGGCATCCTGGCCGTGCGCGGCCGGCTGGGGCGCGAGGACGGCGTCACCAACATCAAGGCCGAAACCTTTTTCCCCCTCCGCCTGGACGAAGCGACCGAGATCGTCCGCTCCCACGACTACCACTGA
- a CDS encoding VTT domain-containing protein: MLGFVTGLLDSLGYVGLVLLMFLENVFPPIPSELIMPLAGYTATRGQFAIAGVIVAGTVGSVLGALPLYWLGRRVGQDRLRTLADRHGRWLAVSPDEIDRASSWFSRHGRWVILFGRLVPGVRSLISIPAGINRMPLVPFLLLTTLGSGVWTAILALLGYQLGSRFGEVETYLSPASNVILGLMAAAYLWRVIRPPRRRTAGGNAAHRG, from the coding sequence GTGCTGGGATTCGTAACGGGGCTGCTGGACTCGCTGGGGTACGTGGGGCTGGTGCTGCTCATGTTCCTGGAGAACGTGTTTCCGCCCATCCCGTCCGAGCTGATCATGCCGCTGGCCGGCTACACCGCCACGCGCGGGCAGTTCGCCATCGCGGGCGTGATCGTGGCGGGAACGGTGGGCTCGGTGCTCGGCGCGCTTCCGCTGTACTGGCTGGGCCGCCGCGTGGGCCAGGACCGCCTCCGGACGCTGGCCGACCGGCACGGCCGCTGGCTGGCCGTGTCGCCGGACGAGATCGACCGCGCGAGTTCGTGGTTCTCGCGGCACGGGCGCTGGGTAATCCTCTTCGGCCGGCTGGTGCCCGGCGTACGCTCGCTGATCTCCATCCCCGCGGGGATCAACCGCATGCCGCTGGTCCCCTTCCTTCTCCTCACCACGCTGGGCTCCGGCGTGTGGACAGCGATCCTCGCGCTGCTGGGCTACCAGCTCGGCAGCCGCTTCGGCGAGGTGGAGACGTACCTGAGCCCCGCATCCAACGTCATCCTGGGATTGATGGCGGCCGCCTACCTGTGGCGCGTCATCCGTCCCCCGCGGCGGCGGACCGCGGGAGGAAACGCCGCGCATCGGGGGTGA
- the sufB gene encoding Fe-S cluster assembly protein SufB — MPFNEDVAALGLDEYKFGFRDAEDYIFKSRKGLDEDIVREISSQKNEPKWMLDIRLKALKHAQARPWPEWGGDLSGLNFEDIYFYIRPSEKVGKTWDEVPENIKNTFERLGIPDQERRILAGVGAQYESEVVYHSLKAEWEQAGVIFKGMDDGLRDHEDIVREHFGKVVPYRDNFFAAVNTAVWSGGSFVYIPKGVKLDMPLQAYFRINAESMGQFERTMIIVEEGAQVQYIEGCTAPSYSQDSFHSGVIEILVKDGARCRYTTIQNWSHNVYNLVTQRAMVGRDATMEWVDGNLGSKLTMKYPSCYLMGEGARGEILSIAYAGNGQHQDAGGKVIHAAPHTSSRIVSKSISKGTGRSSYRGLLHVQPGAHHARSNVECDALLLDEQARTDTYPYINIEDQHAQIGHEATVSKIGDEQLFYLMSRGLSEDAAATMVVRGFIEPIAKELPLEYAVELNRLIELEMEGSVG, encoded by the coding sequence ATGCCTTTCAATGAAGACGTCGCCGCACTCGGACTCGACGAGTACAAGTTCGGCTTTCGCGATGCCGAAGACTACATCTTCAAGAGCCGCAAGGGCCTGGACGAAGACATCGTCCGGGAGATCAGCAGCCAGAAGAACGAGCCCAAGTGGATGCTGGACATCCGCCTCAAGGCGCTGAAGCACGCCCAGGCCCGTCCGTGGCCCGAATGGGGCGGCGACCTGAGCGGGCTGAACTTCGAGGACATCTACTTCTACATCCGGCCCAGCGAAAAGGTGGGCAAGACGTGGGACGAGGTGCCCGAGAACATCAAGAACACCTTTGAGCGCCTGGGCATTCCCGACCAGGAGCGCCGCATCCTCGCTGGCGTGGGCGCGCAGTACGAGTCCGAGGTCGTGTACCACTCGCTCAAGGCGGAGTGGGAGCAGGCGGGCGTCATCTTCAAGGGGATGGACGACGGCCTTCGCGACCACGAGGACATCGTGCGCGAGCACTTCGGCAAGGTGGTGCCGTACCGCGACAACTTCTTTGCCGCGGTGAACACGGCCGTGTGGTCGGGCGGATCGTTCGTGTACATCCCCAAGGGGGTGAAGCTCGACATGCCGCTGCAGGCCTACTTCCGCATCAACGCGGAAAGCATGGGCCAGTTCGAGCGCACCATGATCATCGTGGAAGAGGGCGCGCAGGTGCAGTACATCGAAGGATGCACGGCGCCTTCGTACAGCCAGGACAGCTTCCACTCCGGGGTCATCGAGATCCTGGTGAAGGACGGCGCCCGCTGCCGCTACACCACCATCCAGAACTGGTCGCACAACGTCTACAACCTGGTGACGCAGCGCGCCATGGTCGGCCGCGACGCCACCATGGAGTGGGTGGACGGCAACCTGGGCAGCAAGCTGACGATGAAGTATCCCAGCTGCTACCTGATGGGCGAGGGCGCCCGCGGCGAGATCCTTTCCATCGCGTACGCCGGCAACGGGCAGCACCAGGACGCGGGCGGCAAGGTGATTCACGCGGCGCCGCACACGTCGTCGCGCATCGTGAGCAAGTCCATCAGCAAGGGCACGGGGCGCTCGTCGTACCGCGGCCTGCTGCACGTGCAGCCCGGCGCGCACCACGCGCGCAGCAACGTGGAGTGCGACGCGCTGCTGCTGGACGAGCAGGCGCGGACGGACACCTATCCGTACATCAACATCGAAGACCAGCACGCGCAGATCGGCCACGAGGCAACCGTGAGCAAGATCGGCGACGAGCAGCTCTTCTACCTGATGTCGCGCGGCCTGAGCGAGGACGCCGCGGCCACCATGGTGGTGCGCGGGTTCATCGAGCCGATCGCCAAGGAGCTCCCGCTGGAGTACGCGGTGGAGCTGAACCGGCTGATCGAGCTGGAGATGGAAGGATCGGTGGGATAA
- a CDS encoding SGNH/GDSL hydrolase family protein: MPHVILLGDSIFDNAAYVRGGPDVIAQLQDILPTGWTGTLAAMDGATTDDMPIQYRRIPEDATHLVLSIGGNDALMNIDILDRRASSVAEVLNLLADMRDRFESAYREVVAELRGRGLPLVVCTIYNGNFPDAAMQRTAQTALAMFNDAILRVGIESALPIIDLRLVCADPGDYANPIEPSVQGGAKMARAIVRVLTGEAPDAVVFAG, translated from the coding sequence ATGCCGCACGTCATCCTTCTCGGCGACAGCATCTTCGACAACGCGGCGTACGTGCGCGGCGGGCCGGACGTCATCGCCCAACTGCAGGACATCCTCCCCACAGGCTGGACCGGCACCCTTGCCGCCATGGACGGCGCGACAACGGATGACATGCCGATCCAGTACCGCCGCATTCCGGAAGACGCCACGCACCTGGTGCTCAGCATCGGCGGCAACGATGCGTTGATGAACATCGACATCCTCGACCGCCGCGCGTCGTCCGTGGCCGAGGTGCTGAACCTGCTGGCCGACATGCGCGACCGCTTCGAGTCGGCCTACCGCGAGGTCGTGGCCGAACTGCGCGGGCGCGGGCTGCCGCTGGTAGTCTGCACCATCTACAACGGCAACTTTCCGGATGCCGCCATGCAGCGCACCGCGCAGACGGCGCTGGCGATGTTCAACGACGCCATTCTGCGCGTGGGCATCGAGTCCGCACTCCCCATCATCGACCTGCGCCTCGTCTGCGCCGATCCGGGCGACTACGCGAACCCCATCGAGCCGTCCGTGCAGGGCGGCGCCAAGATGGCCCGTGCGATCGTGCGCGTGCTGACCGGCGAGGCTCCGGACGCGGTCGTCTTTGCGGGATGA
- a CDS encoding patatin-like phospholipase family protein: protein MTDSEPSPSAAPFRPRTVLVLGGGGMKGTAHVGVWKALEEAGVIPDAIIGCSIGALIATAISGGMGWRELGDMARALRRQDIVSINRRAVFMGGVREESVFDGPHYRRFLADRLPLRSFADAQIPVRVNAVSLVGCGEVWFGTGVRDDIDPVDAVYASCAIPIYFPPLKRDGDVLVDGGVLNNVPVDQALAWGAERIIAVDVGAEILPPAAGLFDRGMIAIHDRVLTMNIAQQRVRAMEAWKGHPVTHIRPRIGHLGTWDFERTQYFLEEGYRATKEALARGPETGGAGI, encoded by the coding sequence GTGACCGATTCCGAGCCGTCCCCGTCCGCCGCGCCCTTTCGTCCGCGCACCGTCCTGGTCCTGGGCGGCGGGGGGATGAAGGGCACCGCGCACGTGGGGGTGTGGAAGGCGCTGGAGGAGGCCGGCGTCATCCCCGACGCCATCATCGGGTGCAGCATCGGCGCGCTGATCGCCACCGCCATCTCGGGCGGAATGGGGTGGCGCGAGCTGGGAGACATGGCGCGCGCGCTGCGGCGGCAGGACATCGTTTCCATCAACCGGCGCGCCGTGTTCATGGGCGGCGTGCGCGAGGAGTCGGTGTTCGACGGGCCGCACTACCGCCGCTTTCTGGCGGACCGCCTGCCGCTCAGGAGCTTTGCGGACGCACAGATCCCCGTGCGGGTGAACGCGGTGTCGCTCGTGGGCTGCGGCGAGGTGTGGTTCGGCACGGGCGTGCGCGACGACATCGACCCGGTAGACGCGGTGTACGCCTCGTGCGCCATTCCCATCTACTTTCCGCCGCTGAAGCGCGACGGGGACGTGCTCGTGGATGGGGGCGTGCTGAACAACGTGCCCGTAGACCAGGCGCTGGCGTGGGGCGCCGAGCGCATCATTGCGGTGGACGTGGGCGCGGAGATCCTTCCGCCCGCCGCCGGCCTCTTCGACCGTGGGATGATCGCCATCCACGACCGGGTTCTGACGATGAACATCGCGCAGCAGCGGGTGCGCGCGATGGAGGCGTGGAAGGGGCACCCGGTCACCCACATCCGGCCACGGATCGGGCACCTGGGCACGTGGGACTTCGAGCGGACGCAGTACTTTCTGGAGGAAGGATACCGCGCCACCAAGGAGGCGCTGGCGCGGGGGCCGGAGACGGGCGGCGCGGGGATCTAG
- a CDS encoding DEAD/DEAH box helicase, whose translation MSFDTLGLHPTLLRSVSDLGYTKATPIQEQAIPFALEGRDVMACAMTGSGKTAGFALPTIQRLMDGPKRRTRALVLSPTRELAAQIHEQFVALGKGTGIRAAAVFGGVGMKPQEQAFRDGVEVIIATPGRLLDHLQYPYAKLDGVEILVLDEADRMLDMGFLPDIRRVLKHVPAKRQTLFFSATMPAPIVTLSRDMLQSPATVDLQRQAKPAVGITQAVYPVIEELKAHLFLELLKRNEVGNVIVFCRTKHRSNRLAEFLEKHGVPNARIHGNRSQTARTDALAGFKAGRYRVLVATDIVARGIDVEALEHVVNFDVPHVPEDYIHRVGRTARADAIGDAYTFVAPEEERDLKAIERAIGKQLNRIVVEGFDYRAKPQERFEVPIAERIAEIRKRKSEERARAKEKADRKLQREGGAPAGGRAPSSGGGRPGPRADGPRSSQSEPRREMAGAGGGGDQRRRGGRGNGGGGGRGNGGGGGGQRG comes from the coding sequence ATGTCCTTCGATACACTCGGACTGCACCCCACCCTGCTCCGCTCCGTCTCGGATCTGGGTTACACCAAGGCCACGCCCATTCAGGAACAGGCCATTCCGTTCGCCCTCGAGGGGCGCGACGTAATGGCGTGCGCCATGACAGGCAGCGGCAAGACGGCCGGCTTTGCGCTCCCGACCATCCAGCGCCTGATGGACGGCCCCAAGCGCCGCACGCGCGCGCTGGTGCTGAGCCCCACCCGCGAACTCGCAGCGCAGATCCACGAGCAGTTCGTGGCGCTGGGCAAGGGAACCGGAATCCGCGCCGCCGCCGTCTTTGGCGGGGTGGGGATGAAGCCGCAGGAGCAGGCGTTCCGTGACGGGGTCGAGGTGATCATCGCAACGCCGGGGCGTCTGCTGGACCACCTGCAGTACCCGTACGCCAAGCTGGACGGCGTGGAAATCCTGGTGCTGGACGAAGCCGACCGCATGCTGGACATGGGCTTCCTTCCCGACATCCGCCGCGTGCTCAAGCACGTGCCGGCCAAGCGCCAGACGCTGTTCTTCAGCGCCACCATGCCGGCGCCCATCGTGACGCTGTCGCGCGACATGCTGCAGTCGCCCGCCACGGTGGACCTGCAGCGCCAGGCCAAGCCGGCCGTGGGCATCACGCAGGCCGTGTATCCGGTAATCGAGGAGCTCAAGGCGCACCTGTTCCTGGAGCTGCTCAAGCGCAACGAGGTGGGCAACGTCATCGTCTTCTGCCGCACCAAGCACCGCAGCAACCGCCTGGCGGAGTTCCTTGAGAAGCACGGCGTGCCCAACGCCCGCATCCACGGCAACCGCAGCCAGACGGCGCGCACCGACGCGCTGGCCGGCTTCAAGGCGGGCCGTTACCGCGTGCTGGTGGCCACCGACATCGTGGCCCGCGGCATCGACGTGGAAGCGCTGGAGCACGTGGTGAACTTCGACGTGCCGCACGTGCCGGAAGACTACATCCACCGGGTGGGCCGCACCGCCCGCGCCGACGCCATTGGCGACGCGTACACCTTTGTGGCGCCCGAGGAAGAACGCGACCTCAAGGCCATCGAGCGCGCGATCGGCAAGCAGCTTAACCGCATCGTGGTGGAAGGGTTCGACTACCGCGCCAAGCCGCAGGAGCGCTTCGAGGTGCCCATCGCCGAGCGCATCGCGGAGATCCGCAAGCGCAAGTCGGAGGAGCGCGCGCGGGCCAAGGAGAAGGCCGACCGCAAGCTGCAGCGCGAAGGCGGCGCTCCGGCCGGCGGGCGCGCCCCGTCTTCCGGCGGTGGGCGTCCGGGGCCCCGCGCGGACGGTCCGCGCTCGTCGCAGTCCGAGCCGCGCCGCGAGATGGCGGGTGCGGGTGGCGGCGGTGACCAGCGCCGTCGCGGTGGACGCGGCAACGGCGGTGGCGGCGGTCGTGGAAACGGCGGCGGCGGTGGCGGCCAGCGCGGCTGA
- a CDS encoding DUF1540 domain-containing protein encodes MQNPMERPQAQTSVVGACTVTDCKFNENHECHAGQIEVRVSSNGAECGTYSPEGNNRPRP; translated from the coding sequence CATGGAACGGCCGCAGGCGCAGACGTCGGTTGTGGGCGCGTGCACGGTCACCGACTGCAAGTTCAACGAGAACCACGAGTGCCACGCCGGCCAGATCGAAGTCCGCGTGAGCAGCAACGGCGCCGAGTGCGGCACCTACTCGCCCGAAGGGAACAACCGCCCGCGCCCCTGA
- a CDS encoding PIN domain-containing protein, producing the protein MPKPTVYLDSTIPSAYFDDRPGRSSQRLVTRLWWEAARTEYDFISSTVLRDEVGRGSRRDRAEARLRLICDVPVVDISPEIRELADWYILHKLMPARPDADAVHLATAAVLKCEYLATWNFGHLANQNKAVHLAVLNRRRGLSVPRICTPDTLMDDDDNCGNR; encoded by the coding sequence ATGCCGAAGCCAACCGTGTATCTGGACAGCACCATTCCGAGTGCCTACTTCGATGACCGCCCCGGGAGGAGCAGCCAGCGGCTGGTTACGCGCCTCTGGTGGGAAGCGGCCAGAACGGAGTACGACTTCATCTCATCCACCGTGCTGAGGGATGAAGTCGGGCGCGGTTCCAGGCGGGATCGTGCTGAGGCGCGGCTGCGCCTGATCTGCGACGTTCCCGTAGTGGACATTTCGCCCGAGATACGAGAACTCGCCGACTGGTACATCCTCCACAAGCTCATGCCGGCGCGTCCCGACGCGGATGCGGTGCACCTGGCGACCGCGGCGGTTCTCAAATGCGAGTACCTGGCCACCTGGAATTTCGGCCACCTCGCCAACCAGAACAAGGCTGTCCACCTCGCAGTGTTGAACCGCCGGCGCGGGCTTTCTGTCCCGCGGATCTGCACACCCGACACCCTGATGGATGACGATGACAACTGCGGCAATCGATGA
- a CDS encoding type II toxin-antitoxin system VapC family toxin — protein sequence MPKPTLYLDSTIPSVYHDQRTDPERVRWRRITRAWWEHAHERYMLCSSLLIIEEISRGRQSDQVAARKSFAEGLSLLPLTPPVAEAARVYASRKLMPSKPLDDAVHLAAASLYGCKYLVSWNLKHLANPNKRAHLKTVNQELGLSVPVILTPEQLLEIEHEQS from the coding sequence ATGCCGAAACCAACCCTGTATCTGGACAGCACCATTCCGAGCGTGTACCACGACCAGCGCACCGACCCCGAGCGGGTCCGCTGGCGCCGGATCACGCGCGCCTGGTGGGAGCACGCCCACGAGCGCTACATGCTTTGCAGCAGTCTGCTAATCATCGAAGAGATCAGCCGTGGAAGACAGAGCGATCAGGTCGCAGCCAGGAAGTCGTTCGCCGAAGGGCTCTCGCTGCTTCCACTCACTCCTCCCGTGGCTGAGGCAGCCCGGGTCTATGCTTCGCGCAAGCTTATGCCAAGCAAGCCTCTGGACGACGCCGTCCACCTTGCCGCGGCTTCGCTGTACGGTTGCAAGTATCTGGTCAGCTGGAACCTCAAGCACTTGGCCAACCCGAACAAGCGTGCCCACCTCAAGACGGTGAATCAGGAGTTGGGCTTGAGTGTCCCCGTTATCCTCACCCCAGAACAGCTATTGGAGATTGAACATGAGCAATCGTGA
- the sufC gene encoding Fe-S cluster assembly ATPase SufC — protein sequence MAEPLLTITNLHAEIAEDGTEILKGVNLQLNAGEIHAIMGPNGSGKSTLSKVISGHPAYEVTDGDILFRGDSVLDMEADERARAGIFLAFQYPVEIPGVSVANFMRTALNAKRGEEVDIFDFQEELEARMEMLEMDPVFAQRSVNDGFSGGEKKRNEILQLAMLEPALAVMDETDSGLDIDALKIVTAGINKIKAERPETTILLITHYQRMLNYIKPDHVHVMADGRIIRSGGPELALELEERGYDWIREEISA from the coding sequence ATGGCTGAACCGCTGCTCACGATCACCAACCTTCACGCCGAGATCGCCGAAGACGGCACCGAGATCCTGAAGGGCGTGAACCTGCAGCTGAACGCGGGCGAGATCCACGCGATCATGGGCCCCAACGGAAGCGGCAAGAGCACGCTCAGCAAGGTGATCTCCGGCCACCCGGCGTACGAGGTGACGGACGGCGACATCCTGTTCCGCGGCGACAGCGTGCTGGACATGGAAGCCGACGAGCGCGCCCGCGCGGGAATCTTCCTGGCCTTCCAGTATCCCGTGGAAATCCCCGGCGTGTCCGTCGCCAACTTCATGCGCACGGCGCTCAACGCCAAGCGCGGCGAAGAAGTCGACATCTTCGACTTTCAGGAAGAGCTGGAAGCGCGGATGGAGATGCTGGAGATGGACCCCGTGTTCGCGCAGCGGTCGGTGAACGACGGCTTCAGCGGCGGCGAAAAGAAGCGCAACGAGATCCTGCAGCTGGCCATGCTGGAGCCGGCGCTGGCGGTGATGGACGAAACCGACTCCGGCCTGGACATCGACGCGCTGAAGATCGTAACGGCGGGCATCAACAAGATCAAGGCGGAGCGTCCGGAAACGACGATTCTGCTCATTACGCACTATCAGCGCATGCTGAACTACATCAAGCCCGACCACGTGCACGTGATGGCGGACGGCCGCATCATCCGCAGCGGCGGGCCGGAGCTGGCGCTGGAGCTGGAAGAGCGCGGCTACGACTGGATCCGCGAAGAGATCAGTGCGTGA